A single Sorex araneus isolate mSorAra2 chromosome 8, mSorAra2.pri, whole genome shotgun sequence DNA region contains:
- the LOC129406853 gene encoding poliovirus receptor-like: protein MASSWTLLGLNLSRTLLLLSLLLPPRAPTGVGARKVVVQTLTELHGFLGDTVTLPCHLQSLDSETTRVTQIRWTWLEPLGDPSIVAEFHWERGPSIPEPDRVEFKAARLGADLLDASLIIRELSPGDEANYTCEIYISTSQKGSAGTWLRVFCECEGAGLPGGVWSKSGVLEERG from the exons ATGGCCTCCTCCTGGACCCTGCTGGGCCTGAACCTGAGCCGGACCCTGCTGCTGCTCTCTCTGCTCTTACCACCCAGGGCCCCCACCGGAGTTG GGGCCAGGAAGGTGGTTGTGCAGACGCTCACTGAGTTGCATGGCTTCCTGGGTGACACCGTGACCCTGCCTTGTCACCTGCAATCTTTGGACTCTGAAACCACGAGGGTGACTCAGATAAGGTGGACATGGCTGGAACCACTGGGGGACCCCAGCATTGTGGCTGAATTCCACTGGGAACGgggccccagcatcccagagcccGACCGTGTGGAATTCAAGGCCGCGAGGTTGGGTGCGGACCTGCTGGATGCCTCGCTGATCATTCGTGAGCTGAGCCCTGGGGACGAAGCCAACTACACCTGTGAGATCTACATCAGCACGTCCCAGAAGGGGAGCGCAGGAACCTGGCTCCGGGTGTTCTGTgagtgtgagggggcggggcttCCCGGAGGGGTGTGGTCGAAGTCTGGGGTCCTGGAAGAGCGGGGCTAG